CCAACTTCTCAAATCTATCTCTGCAACTGggatttctcatccctggaagcTTCCTTGTGATTTTTTTCCTGCACCATCTCATatgcctccacatcctccctAGAGTATGATGTCCAGAAATGGAAGCAATATTCCAGGTGAGGCCAAACCATTTTGTTTTATGCAGATGGACCATAATTTCCTTACTTTTCTCCTGTGACAACACAAGTGGAAGGAGTGCACCGTTGCTCTCAAACCACACCTCCACAGGTCATAGCATGAAAAAAACATTCTGCATTACTGAATTGATCAATTAAATATATATATCATAGCGAGACATGCAGCACAAAAACAGGCTTTTTGGGTCAACTCATCCATGGTGCTGAAAAATGCAGGTCTCCTTCCTCCCTTCCCATCGCCAATTCTCTATTCCCAGAAAATGTCAGGCCAATCCGGTGGAAATTTAGGATGAACCAAAACCCCGATCCTCCCTTGAACTCACCCAGAAGCCCCTCATTGAGGCACTCTGAAAACAAATTGAGCCTCATGTTTCTTTAATAAACACAAAATTAATAGTTTATTATAAAAAATGTATTCAATGAGGATGCAAAACTAGTTACCATAGTCATAAAAATGGAAGTATAAATGTTTATCCCTCTAAACAGCTCGAAAATATAGATGCTTATATACCAGGTAAAAGATAAAACAAACATATCTGTAGAAATTTATTTTCTGTATAAAAAAATTGTGGCCTCTGGATTTTAATTCTTGAAGAGAAAAAAGACCAAGTGTGGAATGTTAACACCATCTGCAATTCAGCTGTGAAACTCACTGACAGGTCACTAATTGTGCATTTGTCTGTTAAATTTTGGTGGACATAGCTTGCTCAGAAAAGATAACACTGAGACGTTTCTTTCAGGCTGTAGAATATTTAAGGCTCAGATCACAGAAGACAGTTTTAGAAAACAAACATTTATCCTTAAACACAGGATTTAATGATTCTCCTTCTGAAGTCTCAGTTTGCTTTTCAGAACTTTAATGTGCCATTGTTGTTTCAAAATAACAGTATTCACCACAAACAAGTCTTTTTGTTTCCAATATACCTCTTTGGACATATCTTTAGCAGGAGCAGTTCTTTCCACAGCAGAATTACAATTAGTTCCAGATTCTTTGAGTACATTGGCAATTTCAAATAAGTTGTCTCCCTTCTCAGGAAATGACAATACTTTATTCCTCACAAGATCATTTACGACAATAAAACTGACATCATGATTAAAGAAGTGCAGAGACTACTCCAATAATAACAGACCTACTGAGTAAAGCACCACTTAAATTCACTCGATACAATAAAACAGGTAAACAGTTTCCATCAATGCCCGGTACCCATACTGTATTCGTTAAGTGAATTTTTTGGAGGAAGATTCACAGCTAATATCAAACTTTTGGGTCATCTATCAGACAAAACTAGAGTTCCTTCACCCTAAAATATGAAACATTCAGAGTATTTTAAGCTTTGATTTATACCCACTGAAATTGCTTGACATTTTATAGATCATCAGCTCCTTCTACTGACACAGCATTTTCTTGAAAACAACAGAAAATTTCACCAACAATTTCAAATTTGATTTTAATTTCTAGTGTTCTGCCGTATGACAATAAGAGCATATGGTATCTTTGAATCACTCTTATTTCCCTGCAGTGCATTAGCGTTTTGTTTATTATCATGTCCTTATCCAGCTCCCGTGGTGAGTTCAAACTTTTACTGACATTTAGAGGcttatggattttttttttcttttctttttatatCCAGTGGTGTACACACAACTGGTCATCAAGTCacgtgtgatttttttaaatctATTTACCAAGGGGTTTTGTGGGTTAAGTTGTAATTATCAGCTAAAACAGCTGCTTTCTCTATTTTAGAAACTTTATAGTACCCCATAGGGAACTTGATTCCGAAACAaataatattccaaaattccGCCATTAATGAGATCTCTGCTGGGTTTTCAAAATCCTGCTTTAACATCATTGACCTTTACCATCAATCATAGATAATTTTTTTCCCAGAAAATTCCACAAACTATTCACCAGAAAGTGCTGAATAACCTCCCAGGCGTTTCCTATCAAAACACCATAATTCAATATTTTATATTTATGAAGTTTTAAGAATGATTAAATCTTTTGGTTTATGGGAGTTATACTTtggaacaatatctgtaaatTGAGATAAATGAAGGGTCATGTGACTGAGCTGGAGTCTGGCTGACAATAAGCTTGATAATTTCATCATTAAAGATCAGAAGAAGATTTAGATTATTTTACTGAAAGTGAGGTGTGAGGGATTTACACTTGGGGCCATGGTAGTTATTTCCAGATTTATTATATTTTGGACATTTGTAAGGAGTAACTTGCACCTGATGTGACACTGAAAGGATGCACAGTTTATACAGGAGCTTCTATACATATTTATGTCTTCTTTTAAGAATGTTTGGTAATCAAAGGTTAAATTGACCTTCTTGAAATGATTGGCCTGATAGTGGGAGAGGTTTGATACAGACCCTGCTGAGACAGATGGGTTACCTGTGTGACCAATGGAGGGTAAATGACACAGACAACACTCAGTGCAACAGAAACAGATGACCCAACTTTAAATGTTAAGAGGAGGCAGAGGTGAAACAACCTTGGCACGTGCCAGAAAGAAAGAATTTGCTCTCTCTGTTGATTCCCTGATGTTCCAGGAGGTCTGGCAACTGAGCGAATGCTTTATTACAAAACTCACACAGATAGGGGTTTCCATTTGAAAGTGCTCTGATGGAGCTGGAGACTCGCTGAAAATCTTGTCATACACCTCACACCTGAATGGTTTCTCACCTATATGAAAGTACAGTGGTTTCACCAGCACGATGATTATGAAAAGCCCTTATTACATGTCTCACACTGAAAATACTTTTTCCTAAACATGGATGTATCTGGTTTACATGTATGAACATGTTCTCTCAAAGTCGAAAGTGTCAGTCACATATTTCACATTTGAACACTTACATCCTTGTCTGAATCATCTTATGTATTAAAACACATGTTGAGCTTGTGAAATATTTGTCAGAGCCTCTGACTTAAACAGATTCTCCTCAGTTTGGATGCATCACTGTTTCATCAGCATTGCTGACTGTGTGAAGGCTCACTCATGTTTGAATGGCtcttctcctgtgtgaatacggCAATGATATAACAAGCCCAATAACTATACTAAACTCTTATGACACATCCCACAGGTGAATGGTTTCTCCTCAGTATGGATCCTTTGATGGACCAGCAGCGTCAAATAAGTGCCTGTAGGCTTTGTCACAGGTATCAGCTGTGAACACGCTGGTGTTCACGGAGGGTCGATGACCGTGAAAATGATTTCTTACACAACACACAATTGAACagtctctcccctgtgtgaatgcgTTGGTGTACCCGAAGGTTTGATGACTGCGAGAATGATTGGTCACATACATCACACACAtatggtttctcccctgtgtgagtGCGCTGGTGCACACGGAGAGTTGACGATCGTGAGAATGATTTGTTGCATACTTTACACTTGAATGGCTTTTCCCCAGTGTGAATACGTTGATGCTGCATAAGAGCTGATGACTGTGTGAAGGCTCTGTCACACACCTCACATTTGAAGGGTTTCTCACCTGTGTGAATCCTTTGGTGCATGACAAGATCACAGGAGTGGCTGAAAGCTGCCTCACAAACATCACACCTGAAgggtttctccccagtgtgaacactCTGGTGTCTCAGGAACTTCGTAGATGTTGGAAAAGCTTTATCACACATCTCGCATTTGAAGGGTTTTTCCCCTGTGTGGATTGTCTGATGGACAAGGAGGCTCGATAACTGTGTGAAGGCTttgtcacacacctcacacatgTATagcttctcccctgtgtgaatgcgTTGGTGTGCACGGAAGATTGTTATGTAGGAGAATGACTTATCACACACCTCGCATTTaaatggtttctcccctgtgtgaatgcgTTGGTGTACACGGAGGTTTGTTAACTGTGAGAATGATTTGTCGCACAAATTGCACGTGAATGGTTTTGCCCCTGTGTGAATCCTTTGATGTGCACTGAGGTTGGATGATCGTGAGAATGATTTGTTGCACACGTTGCATATAAATggcttctcccctgtgtgaatccTCTGGTGTGTCAGGAGATCGCAGGATTGGGTGAAAGCTTTCTTACAGACCTCACAACTGAAAGGTTTCTCTCCTGTGTGAACGCTTTGGTGTGTCAGAAGCTTTGTAGATGTTGTGAAAGCTTTATCACAAACCTCACATTTGAAGGGTTTCTCCCCTAAGTGGATTCTTTGATGGACCAGGAGGCTAGATAACTGTGTGAAGGCTTTGTCACAGACCTCACAGGTATACagcttctcccctgtgtgaatgcgTTGGTGTGCACTGAGGGTTGATGAGTAGGAGAATGATTTGTCACATACCTTGCaagtgaatggtttctcccctgtgtgaacaCGTTGATGTACATGGAGGCTTGTTAACTTACAGAATGATTTGTTGCACACTTTGCAGATGAATGGCTTCTTCCCTGTGTGAATGCGTCTGTGTTCACTGAGGTTTGATGAGTACGAAAATGATTTGTCACACACCTCACAAGTAAATggcttctcccctgtgtgaatgcgTTGGTGTATACGGAGATACGTTAATTTTGAGAATGATTTCTCACACACCTTGCATGTGAATGACTTCTCTCCTGTGTGAATGCAATTGTGTTGCATGACTACTGATGACTGTGTAAAGGCTAGGTCACATACTTCACATTTGAAGGGTGCATCTTCCATGACACCACCTCAGAGTTACAGAAGGTACAACAGAGGAACTTAGTGTTTCAGAGAATCTGATGAGCCTGTGGAACCCTCCTCACACTTGAGTCTCCTGTCCCCTGTAGGAATGAGTCAGTGGTTCATGAGggtcaatgaatgattgaagttcTCACCACATTTAGAGCCACTCACACTTATTTCCAGCTTCACTCTGACTGATGACCCACAGCCAAACTTCAGAAAGGTTGGTTCTGATCAAAGGCTCCATTCCACTGACCAGTTTCGGATCTGATGGTTTGTCAAAGCTCTCTTGACCCGACCCCATATCTGGATGGTTTCACTGCCCAACCTTCTCTGTGTTGAGCAATGCTGTGAAGGGACTGGATATGTTCCCACAGTTTGCAGTTGTTCCTTGGGTGATGGTCAGGATATATCTGTGGTGTCTATCTTCTGCGTATTCTCTGGTGTAGTATGGTGCAATCCTTCTGCAAAACAGGAAGAAGAAATATGATTTCTTCCAACTCACTCACCTGATTTGCTGAAGGGGCTGACTCCTCAGAGATTGTTCGACAATGACTGCCAGTTTGTTATTCCTCTGTGTTGGGTCATCAGATGAAAGTCCTTTCTTTTTCCTCATTTGCCTGTCTTTCTCGCTGTCTGATCTCTGACTCCACCTATCCACACAATTCATCTATCCATTGacatcagcataaataccaccttATCTGAGCTacgatcagttctgaagaagagtcacttgaccaaaatgttaattctgctttctctccagataTGGTGCCAGGCTTGTTGAGTTTATccaacaatttcagtttttgattcaccaggatgtgctCTTGGATGGTGCATTTCAACTACAAAAAGAGGCTGGTTAAGCTTGGGTTGCTTTCTTCAGAGTAGAGAATTTGAAGGGGACCTGATAGAGATATactgtataagattatgaagggcatggacagggtgaatagaaagcagctgatCCCATTAATCGAAGGGTGAAAGTTACTGTCCACAGGATAACAGCCAGCTCtcaacacacacagaacaagggGTATAATTTTAAAGTTAAAGGCAAGAGGTTTGAGGCAATTTTAGGAAAAACTTATTTCAGTAAACATTAgtggggatctggaatgcactacctggaagGATAGTTGAGGTACTCGGATAAACACTTGAACACTTGAACATTCAATACTATGAGCCTAGTGCAGAAAAGTGGGACCAGTAAAGGTAGTCATATATTtttgacttgatgggccaaagggtctcttctgtactgtatggttCAATACTTATATTCACTGCACATTCTCAATTCACCTATCGGCTGCAGCACTGGACAAAGCGATCAAATCCATGCTCAAGCTTTTGTGAAAGGCTGAAGTCTTCAGGTAAAATCTTTAAAGAAGGCATTAAAAGACATTTCAATAAATGTGCCTTGCTTTGACAAACAATAAATTATTTGAAATTGTATAAATGTTAAATTTGAGATTGTTAGGTTTTTACTGAAATGTTTCGACAGATATGAAGAAAGGGGAGGAACATGGGAGTTCGATCACAGATGCATCATAATCTCAGAGTATGTTGGAATCCACTCAAGGCACTAAACTGCCAATTTCTATTCCACATTACTACTCCTTTCCACCCCACCATCTCCCACCACACAGAGTCAATGAGACAGATCAgagaaattgaaaaaaaattagTTCACAGCATAATAACCAggtcccaacacacacacacacacacacgcacagacaaaaCTCAACAACAGGAAATCAGTAAGAATCCTCAGACACTCTGCACCTCCCAGATAATGACACCTTACCTTCCCATATTCAAGAATGAGACATCAACAAAACTCAGCCTGGAAATCAGAGGGAAATGCTTCCAATAAAcacactcaacatccaacacacAGCTCCAGTCAAACAGTTCAGCACAAAGCACCGAGTAAACAGCTCTCTCAGCTGGATCTTCTCACACAGCATAAGAGACATTTCCATCCCTGATTGCCCACAGGATAGTCAGACTGCCTGAAGATTGGTGTGGATATTATGGGATACAATTTGTATAAAAGCTGCTCCTTCACTCACCATCTCCTCACTTGGTTTTCAGTCCCTATAGGAAGTGAACCAGctctggaagaggaagaggagacaATGGGCAGAGTGGGTGGGCTCTCTGATTGACGTCTCTCACAGTCAATCCAAATATTTCTGGAGCAACATGAATTTCCTGAAACTTGGGAAACTGACCGGGGAAATGGAGGTGACTTTGAGCAGCAGATCAGGTGGAGATTTAAACTTGTCATTGTCCCACCTgaataaaggaggagaaagtgaagattctagttgctggagatcacagtcgagagtgtggaaaagcacagtcggtcaggcagcatccgaggagcaggaaggtcaggatgaagggctcgtgcccgaatcGTCGACTcccctactcctcggatgctgcctgaccggctgtgcttttccaacaccacacgctTCGACTTCCATCTGAATAAAACCTTACTTATTGCAGCTGCTGTCTCAGTTCCCATAGTAAATGATTGATATTTATAATCCTAGTATATTTCTATTGTTTGTTTCATAGAATTTTAAAATACAGAAGGTGTCCATTTGACCCAACATATTTGTACTGGCTCCTGAAAGAGCTAACAAGCTAGTCTCATTCTCCAATCCTATCCCTGTAGGTGGCCGTTTTGTGGagtcgcagaaaatgggggagatactaaatgagtattttgcatcagtattcactgtggaaaaggacatggaagatatagaatgtaggggaatagatggtgacatcttggaaaatgaaaaacacataaaagtggataaatcctcaggacctgatcaggtgtatcctagaagctgtgggaagctagggaagtgattgctgggcctcttactgagatagacacaggtgacgtgccggaagactggaggttggcaaacgtggtgccacagtttaagaagggcggtaaagacaagccagagacctatagaccagtgagcctgacctcggtggtgggcaagttgttggaaggaatcctgaggggcaggatatacatgtatttggaaaggcaaggactgattcgggatagtcagcatggctttgtgcatgggaaattatgtctcataaactttgagttttttgaagaagtagcaaagaagattgatgagggcagagcagtagatctgatctatatggacttcagtaaggcgctcgacaaggttccccatgggagactgattagcaaggttagatctcattgaatacagggagaactagccatttggctacagaactggctcaaaggtagaagacagagggtggtggtggagggttgttttacagactggaggcctgtgaccag
This Chiloscyllium punctatum isolate Juve2018m chromosome 30, sChiPun1.3, whole genome shotgun sequence DNA region includes the following protein-coding sequences:
- the LOC140455617 gene encoding uncharacterized protein — protein: MEDAPFKCEVCDLAFTQSSVVMQHNCIHTGEKSFTCKVCEKSFSKLTYLRIHQRIHTGEKPFTCEVCDKSFSYSSNLSEHRRIHTGKKPFICKVCNKSFCKLTSLHVHQRVHTGEKPFTCKVCDKSFSYSSTLSAHQRIHTGEKLYTCEVCDKAFTQLSSLLVHQRIHLGEKPFKCEVCDKAFTTSTKLLTHQSVHTGEKPFSCEVCKKAFTQSCDLLTHQRIHTGEKPFICNVCNKSFSRSSNLSAHQRIHTGAKPFTCNLCDKSFSQLTNLRVHQRIHTGEKPFKCEVCDKSFSYITIFRAHQRIHTGEKLYMCEVCDKAFTQLSSLLVHQTIHTGEKPFKCEMCDKAFPTSTKFLRHQSVHTGEKPFRCDVCEAAFSHSCDLVMHQRIHTGEKPFKCEVCDRAFTQSSALMQHQRIHTGEKPFKCKVCNKSFSRSSTLRVHQRTHTGEKPYVCDVCDQSFSQSSNLRVHQRIHTGERLFNCVLCKKSFSRSSTLREHQRVHS